The DNA window TGTGTTGATTGCggtgtagtttaatttcaatgtgcCTGCCTTCGTGCTAGGCTAGAGCCTAGCCTAGAACGTTGAAtgtccttctacagaaaactcttgcataccAATGACTGTATAtctgcaatgtaaaaatgacagCGATGTCGTAATAACTGCAGCCGAGTAATCGCAGTAATCGCGAGAGCTCTGCGATTAATCGACTATCAGCATTAGTATAGAGGTCTAAGGCTAGGGGCACCTTTTCCCACACCTTTGAGAATTTTGATAAATTGGAGGATGCCTTACTGTAGATGCATGATTAGCATCTTGAAACAATGATGAAGAATTTACATTTTCCAGCTGTTTAAGGTTGCACTGTCCGTATAAATTCATGTACTACACACTTTGGGTTTGTAACATAAAATTCAGGTGGACCCTGTCTCCATGATAATTTTCTCCCCAAGTCCTTAAATTTGACCACTCTCATGAGCATGTCTCAGTTACTCAGATTAATGTGGGTGAAAAGGGATCACAGTTGGAGCTTACAAAGGGTTATCAATTCAccttcattttgaaaaatacatgatttttttttttcgtttcacTTACTACCAAAAAACCTAACTTGACCTTTTCAAAGTATCACAGAATTTATCAATTCGATTTCGACCAGCAAGTTTCTGACGTGCAGACAAATCGGTCCTTTCTGTGCATTACTATCATAAGGTCATGATGTTAAAAATAAGTGTGCTATAAATACTAGGTACCCAGTCATATTAGGTCTCTGAACTATACTTCAGAGCACTTGTATAGAGTCAGTATTTATGaatgtgtacagtatgctgTTTCCATTAGATGTAGATGTTCATGCACTGTCAAACAAGTACTGAGCCACATAAAAGCACAGTATATTATAAATGGTAAGTTTGGATAAGAATTAGAGGTCAAGCCGAGGGTCAGTCATTCCTAGTAGCTGATTGCTAGAAACACAGAGAGAAAAGTGAGTGGGACAGTGCACAGAAAAATGTGTAAGGTATTACACAAGCCAACTATAGTTTCCTTGCCTCTCTTACTTCCTTGCTTGCTTGTTTGCCTACTGGCTGGCTTGCTTGCTTACTGGCTTGCTTGCTTACTGGCTTGCTTGCTTACTGGCTTGCTTGCTTACTGGCTTGCTTGCTTACTGGCTTGCTTGCTTGTACGTACACTCGCTTGCTGGTCTTTCTAACTAGCTCCAATCATGAAATTcgatagatatatttatagaaaCTCCACTGGATTTTTCCATTGTTTTAGCTGCTGAAATTAATTTTTAGAAACGAGTTGGGACCTTGATTATTCCTTTTGAATAAACAGTTCTAGGTATAATTTTATGTGTTGCAACGTTGCAGGTatactacagtagtactagtactgctagtcatatttttttttatacacttCAGTAGGCGAAAAAGGGAAGTACAGTAGCTGATAAATTTATTTTGCGAATTATTTATTACAGCTTTAGCTTTTATTTATAGTTTCTATTTACTGGTAGCACGTAATAACAGTAAATGTAGCTTGTttgttgatatttgttttatttcttgccgaaggcaaaaggaatctgtGCGTTGGTAATGGTGTGTATGCCTGTGTTTGTGGGCATGTTACGCTGTTTGTGAaaacgataactcaacaaggctGGGTAACCTTGAGGGATCTCAAACTTGGCAATAACAGTAAGTAGTTTAACTGGCTATAACAGTAAAAtagcttgtttgttttttgtttttattccttGCAGAAAGCCAAAGGAATCTGCGCAATGGCAATGgcatttggtgtgtgtgtgtggcgcTGCTTATGAACACGATCACTGAAAAAGGGTAACCTTGAtggatctcatacttggtacgtGGGTGCCTCACATCGAGTACAAGAAACGTTTTATGTTAAGTGTaagtcaaagatcatttgaagATTATTTGTGGTCACCCTAGGTCAAACTGTTAAAAGCTTGTGAACACCTTATCTCAAGAAGAGTAACATCGTCCAGTCtgatacttagtatgtagatgtaCCAAGTAGAAAATTGCCATTGATTTTggggaaggtcaaaggtcaactggGGTCACCAGAGTTCTCACtctgtaaacacaatatctgaaGAAGGGTAACATTAAGAAGTATCATCACTTTGTTAAGGCATGTGTATGCCTTAACAAAGTAGATGAACCCTAAAAAATATTTCCTGTGGGCAAGAAATCACTAAGCCTTTtagctttctgttttttctttcccaTTTTACAGCGGCGAGATGTTAAATGCAACACGGTGTAATTTGCAAAGTTCagattaaaagtaaatattaaacGACAATCAAATGGCCAGATTTCCAGCCGCTAATGAGATGGAACTCGCAGATGTTGAGGATAGACCATCTAAGATGAAAGATACTGTGGTGAGTGATGATATCAGAGGAGGTGGAACATCGAGGAGTCTTGTGAGATCTCTCATCGCTCACCGTGGCGTGTTCTTGATCATTATATCCGCGATGGTGTTCTCCTTGTGGGCTTCTCTCGCCAAAATTTTGACGACGTCTTTAAGCGTATTCCAGGTGGTGGTCATGACCATGCCATTTGCGATGGCATCCTCGGCTGTATGCGCCACTCTAAAAGGTCTCAAACCTCCGGCTAACGGGGCCCCACCTTACTTTTGGCTGCTGGCCAGTGGTCTCCTTGTAACGGTCAAGAACGTAACCACGTTCTGGGCATATGCATTCATCGACGTGGCCGACGTCATCACCATTGGTCAATCCTCGGTGATCATCGTGGCTATACTGAGCTGCTTTATATTAAGGGAACCACCTAAATTGCTCGATATTGTCTTTGGCGTGTTGGCCATCGTCGGAGTAGTCGTTATCGCCCGTCCGTCATTCATTTTCGGCTCAGAGGAGAGCATGTCTAGCTCCGATCAAAAAAATTCACTGCTCGGAATCGCCCTAGCGATGACGACCGCCCTCACGATCGCCATTTTTTACATCGTCACCCGCAAGCAGTCATCGCTAGGAGTTCATCCCTTCATTTCATCTCTCTCAAATTCATCGCTCTGCTGTTTCTTAACCGCAATACTCTGCACTGCTTTGGGTTATTGGAAGTGCCCCACCTACGAGGAACTCATGTTAACGATCGCTACTGGTATGGCGTACTTTGGGGGTCAAGTTACAATGTATCTCTCGTTGTCTTTGGAGAATGCCACGACGGTCTCGGTCCTGTTCACGTCTAAAATTGTGTTCGGTTTCATCTGGCAGTTTGCATTGTTTTACGTTATACCCTCCTGGACATCAGCCTGTGGTGCTGCTTTAGTGATGACCGCCTGCGTATGTACCGTCCTACGAAAATGGTACTCCCAACGAGAAAATGAGAATGAAGACCCGGCAGTCTGATCATTTAATGGTGTCAGAATTAGGTGTAAGGGatagagtggggggggggagggataacAAATTCCCTTTCGTTAGGTTAAAATAGGTGAAGGTTGCAAAAATAATTTCTAAGATCTACTTATAACTATATCAAATTATAGGAAATACTGTAATTTATCCAGCATCGGAATGCTAAATGCTCTGCGAAATAGCCAAATGGCTATACTAGTCCAAAGATGACCAGCAAAATTTTTTTACACATGAACTTTATAACTTGAGATAAAATTCAAAGTCTTTAAGCCTGCTATGTTACAGAAAACATGAAAGCTAAATTACTTGCTGAATTAGACACACTACAGGGAATAACTTTCAGCACAGCAATCATAtttcctttttggtttcgatcATTATCGTAACCTACTGTATGCATTCATGATAGcataggtgtgtgtgtgtgtgagtgcgtttgtcaCGCCcagcttttaaacatgatatctcaagaagggaacttcagacaaatttcatttttggtgtgtagaagtaccacattaagtacaagaagcctattgtatttggtggaggtcaaaggtcattggggtcaccatggtcaaattgtgaaaaccttgtaaacacgatatctcaagaagggaaggtcggaccaacttcatatttaagGTATAATAGAACCACATTGATTACTAGTaccctgttgtttttggtggaggtcaaaggccatttggggtcaccggtgGTCAAGTAATAAAAACCATgtgaacatgatatctcaagaagagaaggtcagaccaatttcatatttgatgtaaaagtaccacattgtttaaaagaagcctattgtgtttggtggaggtcaaaggtcatgaggggtcaaattgttaaaaccttgtaaacacgatatctcaatcaTGCATTCTGAttctttttctttgtaagaGAAAAAACCTTCAGAGCACTCAAAACAGTTTCATTGCGGTATAAACAGTCGTGGCTATTTCTTCCATCATACAAATACTTTGCATACAATGTACTACTTCACTAATTTAATTTCTCCCTGTCCAATGAATGGAACAACCTCATTACATCTACATATATGTGTTCTGTGGGACAGGTCATCAACAATCTTCAGTCTGTGACAGATTTCTACTTGTTTAAATGGGAACCAGCTGGGCCTGGCTGAAATTTCAAAATGCACTTTGAAATGCCCTGAATATCTACATTGGACTGGCTCCCTATGAACAGTACCCAGGGCAATACCCACAGTGTGTCATTGTTGAGGTAAGTTCAAACTGTCACATTCATCTTCATACAAAATTGTAAAGTTTGTCAGCTTGCTCCATAGTCCCGTCTGTTTGtgaattttactttatttacgaAGTAACAGGGTCAGTTTCTTCTATTTGGGGACCCAGAACCCGGTGTAACTTTTTTGGGATGAAGTGAAAGTGAGACAACCCAAGATTCCTTTCAATTGATGTGTACACTGTAGGctataatttgaaaattaatatgAAGAGGCAACAATaagaaattgtttatttttaataaatttcagtgaattttttttctaacaaaTTTCtgcttcctttttctttctaattttttttggaggggggggggggggaggcctgGTCTGATGCTGAATACTGCTGATTAGAATATGTTCATTGAGATGTTAGTCAATTTGCAAGATCAGCAAAAGTCTGTGAAGTAATTGTCTCTATTGCTAATTCCCAGTATCAAACTAttcattaaatttgtgggacacaaaatgttCTGAATTGgaaaattcaatcaaaatgaCGGTAAAACAGAATAATCAAATTATTTGTAACTACATACCTGTAGTAGATATCTTGGAATAAAGGGTCTCCAATCATGTGTGAACATTGTTTTAATTGGCAAGAATGGTTGTATGAAAGAGTCTCGGTAATATTGAACAGAATATGATCATCAAACAGTTGTACAGTATACCTATTGAACGAATTGAGGTCCCATTTATAAACTCATTTGGTGGAAATCACATTTCCATTAAAGAGCCA is part of the Apostichopus japonicus isolate 1M-3 chromosome 22, ASM3797524v1, whole genome shotgun sequence genome and encodes:
- the LOC139963842 gene encoding solute carrier family 35 member G1-like, yielding MARFPAANEMELADVEDRPSKMKDTVVSDDIRGGGTSRSLVRSLIAHRGVFLIIISAMVFSLWASLAKILTTSLSVFQVVVMTMPFAMASSAVCATLKGLKPPANGAPPYFWLLASGLLVTVKNVTTFWAYAFIDVADVITIGQSSVIIVAILSCFILREPPKLLDIVFGVLAIVGVVVIARPSFIFGSEESMSSSDQKNSLLGIALAMTTALTIAIFYIVTRKQSSLGVHPFISSLSNSSLCCFLTAILCTALGYWKCPTYEELMLTIATGMAYFGGQVTMYLSLSLENATTVSVLFTSKIVFGFIWQFALFYVIPSWTSACGAALVMTACVCTVLRKWYSQRENENEDPAV